In Microbulbifer pacificus, the genomic stretch TTGAGGCTGGCCGGCGGCCAGTTCTCGAGGCGCATACCCAGGGACAGACCACGAGAAGCCAGAACATCCTTGATCTCGGTCAGGGACTTCTTGCCCAGGTTCGGGGTCTTCAGCAGTTCTACTTCGGTACGCTGAATCAGGTCGCCGATGTAGTAGATGTTTTCCGCTTTCAGACAGTTTGCCGAACGCACGGTCAGTTCCAGGTCGTCTACCGGACGCAGCAGCACCGGATCAACTTCCTCTTCCTTCGCTTCCGGCTGGGAGTCTTTCTCGCCTTCCAGGTCCACAAATACTGCCAGCTGTTGCTGCAGAATGGTGGCGGCGCGGCGGATCGCCTCTTCCGGATCCAGAGTACCGTTGGTCTCCAGGTCCAGAACCAGCTTGTCCAGGTCGGTGCGCTGCTCAACACGCGCGGACTCCACGCTGTAAGAAACGCGACGAACCGGGCCGAAGGAGGCATCCAGCTGCAGGCGACCGATGGAGCGGGTCTCATCCTCGTCTTCGCGACGGGCGTCGGCGGGCTGATAGCCGCGGCCGCGCGCAACGGTCAGACGCAGATTGAGCTGCACATCGCCGGTAATGTTGGCAATAACATGCTCGGGGTTCACGATTTCGATGTCGTGATCCACCTGAATGTCGCCAGCGGTTACCGGGCCCGGGCCCTTCTTGCTCAGACTCAGCACTGCCTGGTCCTTGCCGTGCATCACCACCGCAATTTCCTTCAGGTTGAGCAGGATTTCAATTACATCTTCCTGCACACCTTCAATTGCACTGTACTCATGCTCAACACCGTCGATTTCCACTTCGGTGACGGCGCAGCCGGGCATGGAGGACAGCAGGATGCGGCGCAGTGCGTTGCCGAGAGTGTGGCCGAAACCACGCTCCAGCGGTTCCAGAACCACTTTGGCGTGGTTCTGGTTGTACTCGGTGACGTCAATACGACGAGGTGTCAAAAACTCGTTGACAGCAGTCTGCATAGCCATACCTGTATTACAGTTTTATTCCTTAAATGGAACAGAGCCTTACTTGGAGTAGAGTTCCACGATAAGGTTTTCATTGATTTCTGCCGGCAGATCGACACGGTCCGGAACACGCTTGAAGGTACCTTCCAGCTTGCTCGCGTTCACGTCTACCCACTCAACGTCACCACGCTGTGCAGCGAGGGCAACGGAGTTCTGGATGCGCATCTGCTTTTTGGCCTTCTCGCGAATGGAAATGACATCACCTTCCTTCACTTGGTAAGAAGGGATGTTCACAGTAGTGCCATTCACCAGGATCGCCTTGTGAGCCACCAGCTGACGTGCTTCGGAGCGGGTGGAGCCGAAGCCCATGCGGTAAACCACGTTGTCCAGACGTTTTTCAAGGAGTTGCAGCAGGTTTTCACCAGTTGCCCCTTTCAGGCGCGCCGCTTCCTTATAGTAGTTGCTGAACTGCTTTTCCAGCACACCGTAGATACGACGTACTTTTTGCTTTTCACGCAGCTGAACGCCGTAGTCGGACAGGCGACCGCGACCGGCGCCATGAACGCCAGGCTTGGTTTCCGCGCGGCACTTTGACTCGTGCGGGCGAACGCCGGATTTCAGCTGAAGATCGGTACCTTCCCGGCGGGAAAGTTTACATTTTGGTCCAATATAACGTGCCATTTCGTCAACCCCCTCTTACACGCGACGTTTCTTGGGCGGACGACATCCGTTATGCGGAATCGGCGTCACGTCGGTGATGTTGGTGATCTTGTAGCCGCAGTTGTTCAGGGCGCGAACAGCGGATTCACGACCCGGGCCTGGGCCCTTAACTTCGACATCAAGGTTTTTCAGGCCGTATTCCTGGGCGGCAGTACCTGCGCGCTCAGCGGCAACCTGGGCTGCGAATGGGGTGCTCTTACGAGAACCGCGGAAACCGGAGCCACCTGCAGTAGCCCAGCTCAGAGTGTTGCCCTGACGGTCAGTGATCGTCACGATCGTGTTGTTAAACGATGCGTGGATGTGGGCAACACCGTCGACAACGGTCTTTTTGACCTTTTTGCGAACAGTAGTTTTTGGCTTAGCCATACCTGTATCCTAAATCCTGTACTAGTGAAGACCGGCGCGATTACTTACGAATCGGCTTGCGCGGACCCTTACGGGTACGGGCGTTTGTCTTGGTACGCTGACCGCGAAGCGGCAGGCTGCGACGGTGACGCAGACCGCGGAAGCAACCCAGATCCATCAGACGCTTGATGTTCATGGACACTTCACGACGCAGATCACCCTCAACGGTCAGTTTCGCAACTTCACCGCGGATGGTTTCGATCTGTTCTTCGGACAGTTCACTAAGTTTGGTGGATTCAGCGATACCTACCGCTGCCAGAATAGACTTGGCCGTAGTGCGACCGACACCATAGATATGGGTCAGGGAGATCACGGCGTGCTTGTGGTCTGGTACGTTTACACCAGCAATACGTGCCATAGAGGCATACTCCACGTATTGTGAACCGGCGCTACTTGGTAATGGCGCGGCTCAATTCTCGATTCGGCGCTGACAGCGAATAAAAAGCCACCAGCACCACCAAAAAGGCGCGCAAGAATAGCTTTTCATACACCAAATTGCAATAGCCCACCCTCCCAGGGCCTCGACCCGGGGAAAATGGACGACAGTCAACGCCCCCTTTTGAAACTTTCAAGACCACAAATTTTGTGGTTTTTCAGTCTCGTCGCAAACCGGGAGATTTGCGATGCGCCTTTTTACACGGGGCTGTGCAAGAAGGCAAATCTTTAACACTCTGCTCGAGCCGGAAACCCGGACCCTGAACAGACCGGCGTCGCTAACAACCCTCCCTGGGGTGGACACCAGCCCGGCCATCCGTGGCCGGTCGCTAATCGGCGCTAACAGCTACGCTGCCTGGACGCGCCGATTAACCCTGCCGCTGCTTGTGACGCGGCTCGGCGCTGCAGATTACCCGCAGAACGCCTTTGCGACGTACGATTTTGCAGTTACGGCAGATCTTTTTGATAGAAGCGCGTACTTTCATGACCTTACCTCAATTCACTCCTGCTGCTGGGGCTACCGATTAACGGCGGCCATAGCCTTGCAGATTCGCCTTTTTCATCAACCCTTCGTACTGGTGTGACAGCAGGTGCGATTGAACCTGAGCCATGAAGTCCATCACTACGACCACAACGATCAGCAGCGAGGTACCTCCCAGATAGAAAGGAATGTTCAGCCCGACCACCAGGAACTGCGGCAGCAGGGAGACCAGCGCGATGTAAACGGCACCCACCAGAGTCAGACGAGTCAGCACGCTGTCGATATAACGCGCAGTTTGCTCGCCGGGGCGGATACCGGGCACATAGGCACCGGATTTTTTCAGGTTATCTGCAACTTCATTCGGGTTGAACATCAACGCCGTATAGAAGAAGCAGAAGAAGCCAATCAACAGTGCGAACAGAATAATGTTCAGCGGCTGACCGGGGCCCAACTGCAATGCCATCCACTGCAGAATCTGGGCACCGATACCTTCGCCACCCTGACCGAACCACTGCGCCAGAGTCGCAGGGAACAGCAGGATACTGCTGGCAAAAATCACCGGAATCACACCGGCCATATTGACCTTCAGCGGCAAGTGGCTGGACTGCGCAGCCGGCGCCTGGGAGTAACGTCCCGCCTGACGACGCGCGTGGTTAATAGTGATGCGGCGCTGACCGCGCTCCATAACCACGACGAAGTACACAACGGCGATCGCCACAAAACCAATCGCCAGCAGCATCAGGATATGCAGCTCACCCTGGCGCGCTTGCTCGAATGCCTGGCCAATGGCACTGGGCAGGCCGGCGACGATACCGGCAAAAATCAGCATCGAAATGCCATTGCCTACGCCGCGCTCCGTGATCTGTTCGCCCAGCCACATCATGAACACCGCACCGGTTACCAGTGACACAACGGCCACAAAGTAGAAACCGAATGCCGGTTCAGCGGAGTAAGCCAGGTTCTGACCGGCGAGACCAAAGGTCATACCGATACCCTGGATCAGCGCCAGCAACACCGTCAGATAACGGGTGTACTGGTTGATCTTACGGCGCCCTGCGTCACCTTCCTTCTTTAACGCCTCCAGAGAAGGCGTTACCGCGGTCATCAACTGCATGATGATGGACGCGGAGATGTACGGCATGATGCCGAGGGCCAGAATACTCATCCGCTCCAGTGCACCACCGGAGAACATGTTGAACAGACCAAGGATGGTTCCCTGGTTCTGGTTGAACAGATTCGCCAGCTTTTCCGGATCAATACCGGGCACCGGAATGTGAGTTCCAATGCGATACACGAGTATCGCGAGAAACAGAAAACGAAGGCGAGCCCAAAGCTCGCCTAATCCCTTGCCGTTGCCCAGGGAGTTAACACCAGATCCTGGTCGTGCCATTGGGGCCTCGATTTAGTCTTCTACTTTTCCGCCAGCAGCTTCGATGGCTGCTTTAGCACCCTTGGTGACACTCAGACCTTTCACGGTAACCGCTTTGGTCAGTTCACCAGACAGGAACACTTTGGCGCGCTTAATGTGGCTGCCGATAATATCGGCATTCTTCAGCGCTGCCAAATCAATCGTGTCACCGTCTACCTTTGCCAGCTCCGCCAGACGCACTTCCGCTACAAAGCGGCCGACGCGAGAGGTGAAGCCGTACTTCGGCAGGCGCTTCTGCAAAGGCATCTGACCGCCTTCGAAGCCCGGACGAACACGTCCGCCGGAACGGGATTTTTGACCCTTGTGGCCACGGCCGCCGGTTTTACCCAGGCCGCTACCAATACCACGGCCAACACGCTTACTGCTGTGCTTGTGGCCTTCTGCGGGAGACAACTCATTCAAACGCATGTTATGCCTCCTCCACTTTTACGAGGTAATTCACCTTGTTGATCATGCCGCGCACAGAGGGAGTGTCTTCCACTTCCACGGTGTGACCGATGCGGCGCAGACCCAGACCAGCGACGCACGCCTGATGATTCTTCAGACGACCGGCGACGCTCTTGACCTGGGTGACTTTGATGGTCTTCTTAGCCATGACTCATTCACTCAAAGCAAGTTTCAGAACGGACCGCAGCGATTTTGCTGCCACGGCCCGAAACCGAATCAGTTCAGGATTTCTTCCACAGACTTGCCACGCTTGGCGGCAACGTCTTCCGGGCTGCTCATTTTGCCCAGCGCACTGAAGGTGGCGCGAACGACGTTTACCGGGTTGGTAGAGCCGTAGCACTTGGCCAGTACGTTGTGGACACCAGCCATTTCCAGTACGGAGCGCATGGCACCGCCGGCGATTACACCGGTACCCTGGGAAGCGGGCTGCATGTAAACCTTGGAACCGCCGTGACGACCGTTGGTAGCGTACTGAATGGTGTCACCGTTCAGATCTACCTGGATCATGTTGCGACGTGCAGCTTCCATTGCCTTCTGGATGGCAACCGGCACTTCACGCGCCTTGCCACGACCAAAGCCAACACGGCCATTGCCGTCGCCAACTACGGTCAGAGCGGTGAACGCGAAAATACGACCACCCTTTACGGTTTTGGCAACACGATTGACCTGAACCAGTTTTTCCTGGAGGCCTTCGTCGTTGCCTTTCTCGACTTTTTCTCTAGCCATAACTCAACCCTTAGAATTTCAGACCGGCTTCACGGGCAGCGTCTGCCAGGGCCTTTACACGGCCGTGGTATTTGAAACCGCTACGATCGAAGGCTACCGCTTCAACGCCAGCGGCTTTCGCACGCTCAGCGATCAGGGTGCCAACGGCTTTCGCAGCGTCGACGTTACCGGTTTTGCTTTCACGCAGGTCCTTGTCCAGAGTAGAGGCTGAAGCCAATACCTTGTCGCCATCGGCAGACAGGATCTGTGCGTAGATGTGGCGGGGCGTGCGGTTCACTGTCAGGCGAACGGCGCCCAGCTCACGCATTTTGGCGCGGGCACGACGTGCACGACGCAAGCGAGATTGCTTCTTAACGTTCATATCTATGCCTTACTTCTTCTTGGCCTCTTTGCGATACACACGCTCGTCAGCGTAACGGACACCCTTACCTTTGTAGGGCTCCGGCGGACGGAACGCGCGGATCTCAGCGGCCACTTGACCCAACAGCTGCTTGTCGCTGCTCTTCAGTACGATTTCAGTCTGACTCGGAGTTTCGGCGGACACACCTTCCGGCAGATCGTAATCGACCGGGTGAGAGAAGCCGAGACTCAGGTTTACGGACTTACCTGCGGCTTTCGCACGGTAACCCACGCCGACCAGTTGCAGTTTCTTTTCGAAACCCTGACTGACACCGACCACCATATTGCTTACCAGCGCGCGGGTAGTGCCGGCGAGGGCACGAGCCTGCTTGGAACCATTGCGTGCAGCAAAGGTCAGCTGGTTTTCTTCCTGCTTCACTTCCACATCGCTGTGGACAGAGAATTTCAGGTTGCCATTTCCGCCTTTAACAGCGATGTCCTGACCCTTAAGGTCAACGGAAACGCCAGCGGGGATGCTTACGGGACTATTAGCTACTCGAGACATATCAACCCCCGCTTAGAATACGGTGCAGAGCACTTCGCCGCCGACACCAGCCTGACGGGCCGCGCGATCGGTCATCACACCCTTGGAGGTGGAGACGATAGCGATGCCCAGGCCACCGCGAACGGAAGGCAGTGCTTTTTTACCGGAATAAGCGCGCAGGCCCGGACGGGAAACCCGGTCCAGCTCGGCGATTACCGGCTTGCCCTGGAAGTATTTCAGCTCGATGGTCAGTTCAGGCTTGGCACCTTCGCTGACAGCAACGTCAGAAACATAACCTTCGCTCTTCAGAACGTTGGCCACAGCTACTTTCAGTTTTGAAGAAGGCATAGAAACACTGCCCTTGCCGCGCGCCAGGGCGTTGCGGACGCGGGTCAGCATATCTGCCAACGGATCTTGCATACTCATTACTTAAGACTCCTCAAGTCTGCCTTTTACCAGCTGGACTTAACCAGACCGGGGACATCACCACGCATGGCGGCCTCACGCAATTTGTTACGGCACAGGCCGAATTTGCGGTAGACAGCGTGGGGGCGACCAGTGATCCGACAGCGGCGTTGCTGACGAGTCGGGCTTGCATCGCGCGGCAGTTGTTGCAGCTTGAGTTGAGCCTCCCAGCGCTCTTCATCAGAAGCGCTGGCACTGGCGATGATCGCCTTCAGCTCTTGACGCTTTTCGGCGTACTTAGCTGCGGTTCGAGCGCGCTTGTTCTCACGCGCAATCATGGATTTCTTCGCCATGGAATCCTCTTAACCCTTGAACGGGAAGTTGAATGCTTTCAGCAGTGCACGACCTTGGTCGTCGTTGGCTGCTGTAGTAGTGATACAAATATCCAGACCGCGGATCTTGTCTACTTTGTCGTAGTCAATTTCCGGGAAGATGATTTGTTCGGTTACACCCATCGAGAAGTTACCACGACCGTCGAACTGCTTCGGGCTGATGCCACGGAAGTCGCGAATACGCGGAATCGCGATACCGATCAGACGCTCCAGGAACTCGTACATGCGCTCACCGCGCAGAGTTACCTTACAGCCGATCGGCCAGCCATCACGGATCTTAAAGCCCGCAATTGACTTGCGAGCATTGGTGATGATGGGTTTTTGACCAGTGATCGCAGTCATGTCATTGACTGCGTGTTCCAGCACCTTTTTGTCACCAACGGCTTCACCAACACCCATGTTGATGGTGATTTTGGTGATGCGAGGCACTGCCATCACGTTCTCGATACCCAGCTCTTCTTTCAGCTTGGGCGCGAGTTCTTTGGTATAGAGCTCTTTAAGCCTTGCCATTTTTTCCACCTGACTTATGCGTCAACGGCGTCGCCGCTGGATTTGAAGACGCGGATCTTAGTACCGTCTTCCAGTACTTTAAAGCCTACCCGGTCAGCTTTCTGGGTGCTCGGGTTGAAAATGGCTACGTTGGAAGCCTGGATAGCGGCCTCTTTTTCAACGATGCCACCCGCAACGCCCAGTTGTGGATTCGGCTTCTGGTGTTTTTTGATCATCTGAACACCGGATACGATCAGGCGACCGTCGTTCAGCACCTTGCGTACGGTGCCGCGCTTGCCTTTGTCGCGACCGGCGATAACGATCACTTCGTCGTCACGCTTGATCTTGCGCATGTCTTTTCTCCACTCGTGGCTTAGATAACTTCGGGAGCCAGTGAGATGATCTTCATGAACTTCTCACCGCGCAGCTCGCGAGTTACCGGGCCAAAAATACGGGTGCCAACCGGAGCCAAGTTGTTGTTCAGCAACACCGCAGCGTTATCGTCAAACTTGATCAGAGAGCCGTCAGCGCGACGCACACCTTTCTTGGTGCGAACCACAACCGCGTTCATTACCTGACCCTTTTTCACTTTACCGCGCGGAATTGCTTCCTTGACAGTCACTTTAATGATGTCGCCAACGCCAGCGTAGCGACGGTGGGAGCCGCCCAGCACCTTGATGCACATGACACGGCGAGCCCCACTGTTGTCTGCTACTTCTAAGTAGGATTCTGCTTGAATCATTGTTCCTCTCCGAAAACCTTTCTAGGTCTTCACAGTCAATGCCAATGCGCTAGGGGTTAAACCTTCGCCGCACGCTCTACAATTTGCTGCAAGGACCAGGACTTGCTCTTGGACAGCGGACGAGATTCCTCAATAACTACGACATCACCGATGCCGCACTCATTGTTTTCGTCATGTGCCTTGAGCTTGGTGGACTTGCTCACGATTTTGCCGTAGATCGGGTGCTTTACACGGCGCTCGATCAAAACGGTGATGGTTTTATCCATCTTGTCACTCACAACCTTACCGGTCAGAGTACGCTTCAGTTTTGCTTCAGCCATGATCAGTTACCTGCCTTCTCAGTCAAAACAGTCTTAATGCGAGCAATGTCGCGACGAGTCTGCTTCAGCAGATGGGTCTGAGTCAGCTGACCGGTGGACTTCTGCATACGCAGCTTGAATTGAGCTTCAAGTTGGCTCAGCAGTTCCTGGTTCAGTTCTTCAACTGACTTTGAGCGTAGATCTGCAGTCTTCATTACATCACCGAACGCTTAACGAAAGTTGTCTTTACAGGCAGCTTGGCTGCAGCGAGATCAAATGCCTCACGAGCCAATTCTTCGGAAACACCCTCCATTTCATAGAGGACCTTGCCTGGCTGAATCTGGGCAACCCAGTACTCAACGCCACCCTTACCTTTACCCATCCGCACTTCAAGAGGCTTGTTGGTGATGGGCTTGTCCGGAAACACACGAATCCAGATCTTGCCGCCACGCTTTACGTGACGGGTCATTGCGCGACGAGCCGCTTCGATCTGGCGCGCAGTAATGCGACCGCGACCGATGGCCTTAAGGCCGAACTCGCCAAAGCTCACTTTGGAGCCGCGCTGGGAAAGACCGCGGTTGCGACCCTTCTGTACCTTGCGGAATTTTGTACGCTTCGGTTGTAGCATCTGCGCACCCCTTAATTAGCAGCTTTCTTGCGAGTCTTCGCCGGCTTCTCTTCGGGGATTTCGTCACCGATGACTTCGCCTTTGAAGATCCAAACTTTCACACCGATGATGCCGTAGGTAGTACTGGCTTCAGCGGTGCCGTAGTCGATGTTGGCACGCAGAGTGTGCAGCGGTACACGACCTTCACGGTACCATTCGGTACGTGCGATCTCGGCGCCGCCCAGACGGCCGCTCACCTGAATCTTGATACCTTCTGCGCCCTGGCGCATGGCGTTCTGCACGGCGCGCTTCATAGCGCGACGGAACATAACGCGACGCTCCAGCTGCTGAGCAACGTTCTGGGCTACCAGAGTGGCGTCCATATCCGGCTTGCGCACTTCTTCGATGTCGATGTGCACCGGAACACCCATCTGAGCGGTCAGGTCGTTGCGCAGACGCTCAACGTCTTCGCCTTTCTTGCCGATCACGATGCCCGGACGCGCAGTGTGAATGGTCACACGAGCGGTGTTGGCCGGACGTTCGATCTCGATGCGGCTCACGGAAGCGTGGGCCAGCTTCTTGCGAATGTATTCGCGAACTTTCAGATCCGTGTACAGCTTGTCTGCGTACTCGTCGCTGCCGGCATACCAAACAGAGGTATGCTTTTTAACGATACCCAGACGAATGCCGGTAGGATGTACTTTTTGTCCCATGGTTTTCTCGCCTGTCCTGTTATTTCTCGGCTACTTTCACAGTGATGTGACAAGTACGCTTGAAAATGCGGTCAGCACGACCCTTGGCGCGCGGCTTAATGCGCTTCATGGTCATACCTTCATCTACGAAGATGGTGGAAACTTTCAGCTCGTCCACGTCGGCACCTTCGTTGTGCTCGGCGTTGGCGATTGCAGATTCCAGAACCTTCTTGACGATTGCAGCACCCTTCTTGTGGCTGAAAGCCAGGATATCCAGGGCTTCCTCGACACCTTTGCCGCGAATCTGATCAGCTACCAGACGCGCTTTTTGTGCCGACAGACGAGCACCGCGTAATTTTGCTTGTACTTCCATCTCTATAACCTCGGCTTAGCGCTTCTTCGCTTTCTTATCCGCGGCGTGGCCACGGTAAGTGCGGGTAGCAGCAAACTCGCCCAGCTTGTGGCCAACCATTTCTTCGTTGACCAGCACAGGCACGTGTTGACGACCGTTGTGCACGGCAATCGTCAGGCCCACCATTTCCGGCATAATCATGGAACGGCGGGACCAGGTTTTAATCGGTCGGCGATCATTGGATTCAATCGCCGCCTCCACCTTCTTGATCAGATGCAGATCAATGAAGGGACCTTTTTTTAATGAGCGTGGCACTGTCGATTCCTCTCTAGCAGCTCAGACATCGCGCGGCTTATTTGCCGCGACGACGTACAATCATGTTGTCGGTGCGCTTGTTCTTACGCGTTTTCTTACCCTTGGTCGGAACACCCCAAGGCGTCACAGGGTGACGACCACCGGAGGTACGACCCTCACCACCACCATGCGGGTGGTCTACCGGGTTCATCGCCACACCGCGAACGGTCGGGCGAACACCGCGCCAGCGTTTTGCACCAGCTTTACCCAGCTTGCGCAGGCTGTGCTCGGAGTTGCTCACTTCACCCAGGGTGGCGCGGCACTCGGTCAGAACCTTACGCATCTCGCCAGAACGCAGACGTACAGTCGCGTACTGACCATCACGGGCAACCAGCTGAACAGAGGCACCGGCAGAGCGGGCCAGCTGAGCACCTTTACCAGGCTTCAGCTCGATGGCGTGAATTACGGAACCCACCGGAATGTTGCGCAGCGGCAGGGTGTTACCCACAGCGATCGGCGCAGCGTCACCGGACTGGATTTTTGCACCGGCCTGCAGGCCTTTCGGCGCAATGATGTAACGACGCTCGCCATCGGCATAGCACACCAGAGCGATGTGCGCGCTGCGGTTCGGGTCGTACTCCAGGCGCTCAACAGTGGCTGGAATGCCATCCTTGTTACGCTTGAAGTCCACCATGCGGTAGTGTTGCTTGTGACCACCACCGATATGACGGGTGGTAATGCGACCGTTGTTGTTACGACCACCGGTCTTAGACTTCTTCTCTACCAGCGGTGCATAAGGTGCGCCCTTGTGCAGCTCAGAGTTGACGATCTTGACCAGGTGACGACGGCCGGCTGAGGTCGGTTTTGTTTTTACAATAGCCATTGCAACTTTCCCCTTTACTCAGCAGCTTCAAAGTTGATGTCGCTGCCTTCGGCCAGACGAACGTAGGCTTTTTTCCAATCGTTGCGCATGCCAACGCCGTAGCGGGTGCGCTTGGTTTTGCCTTTTACGTTCACGGTGCGAACCTGCTCAACAGAAACGTTGAACAGCTTTTCTACCGCGGCCTTGATATCGGCTTTGGAAGCGTCGGTGGTCACCTTGAATACTACCTGGTTGGCGGAATCCGCCAGCACAGCAGCCTTCTCGGAAATTACCGGGCCCAGCAGTACTTTGTAGAGTCGCTCTTGGATCATCCCAGCACCTCATCAATTTTCTTGAGTGCAGAAACGGTAACCACGACTTTTTCAAAGCGAATCAGGCTTACCGGATCGATACCCTGTACATCGCGAACATCGATCTTGTGCAGGTTGCGCGCGGCCAGATAGAGGTTTTCATTTACCTCTTCGGTCACGATCAACGCGTCAGACAGATCGTACTGTGCCAGTTTGGTTACCAGTTGTTTGGTCTTCGGCGCGTCAACGTCGAAGGACTCAACCACAACCAGACGCTCCTGACGAGCCAGCTCGGAGAGAATGCAACGCAGAGCAGCGCGGTACATCTTCTTGTTCAGCTTGACACTGTGATCGCGCGGAACAGCGGCGAAGGTCACGCCACCGGAGCGCCACAGCGGGCTACGGGTAGTACCGGCGCGAGCGCGACCAGTACCTTTCTGACGGAATGGCTTTTTGCCACCGCCGGAAACCTCGGAGCGAGTTTTCTGGGCCTTGGTACCCTGACGAGCGCCTGCCATGTAGGCAACGACAGCCTGGTGCACCAGGTCCTGATTGAATTCACGACCGAAAGTCACTTCAGAAACTGCAACAGTGCCTTTAGCGCCTTCGGGAGTAGCGATATTCAGTTCCATATCTATTTACCCTCAGCCTTAGGCTTTAACTGCCGGACGAACGATTACGTCACCACCGGGTGCACCGGGAACGGCACCTTTAACCAGCAGCAAGTTACGCTCGACATCTACACGAACCACTTCCAGGTTTTGCGTGGTAACACGCTCGGCACCCATGTGACCGGCCATTTTCTTGCCTTTCCACACGCGGCCAGGA encodes the following:
- a CDS encoding DNA-directed RNA polymerase subunit alpha, with the translated sequence MQTAVNEFLTPRRIDVTEYNQNHAKVVLEPLERGFGHTLGNALRRILLSSMPGCAVTEVEIDGVEHEYSAIEGVQEDVIEILLNLKEIAVVMHGKDQAVLSLSKKGPGPVTAGDIQVDHDIEIVNPEHVIANITGDVQLNLRLTVARGRGYQPADARREDEDETRSIGRLQLDASFGPVRRVSYSVESARVEQRTDLDKLVLDLETNGTLDPEEAIRRAATILQQQLAVFVDLEGEKDSQPEAKEEEVDPVLLRPVDDLELTVRSANCLKAENIYYIGDLIQRTEVELLKTPNLGKKSLTEIKDVLASRGLSLGMRLENWPPASLKGDSKLSSL
- the rpsD gene encoding 30S ribosomal protein S4, which gives rise to MARYIGPKCKLSRREGTDLQLKSGVRPHESKCRAETKPGVHGAGRGRLSDYGVQLREKQKVRRIYGVLEKQFSNYYKEAARLKGATGENLLQLLEKRLDNVVYRMGFGSTRSEARQLVAHKAILVNGTTVNIPSYQVKEGDVISIREKAKKQMRIQNSVALAAQRGDVEWVDVNASKLEGTFKRVPDRVDLPAEINENLIVELYSK
- the rpsK gene encoding 30S ribosomal protein S11, whose amino-acid sequence is MAKPKTTVRKKVKKTVVDGVAHIHASFNNTIVTITDRQGNTLSWATAGGSGFRGSRKSTPFAAQVAAERAGTAAQEYGLKNLDVEVKGPGPGRESAVRALNNCGYKITNITDVTPIPHNGCRPPKKRRV
- the rpsM gene encoding 30S ribosomal protein S13; this encodes MARIAGVNVPDHKHAVISLTHIYGVGRTTAKSILAAVGIAESTKLSELSEEQIETIRGEVAKLTVEGDLRREVSMNIKRLMDLGCFRGLRHRRSLPLRGQRTKTNARTRKGPRKPIRK
- the rpmJ gene encoding 50S ribosomal protein L36, with translation MKVRASIKKICRNCKIVRRKGVLRVICSAEPRHKQRQG
- the secY gene encoding preprotein translocase subunit SecY, encoding MARPGSGVNSLGNGKGLGELWARLRFLFLAILVYRIGTHIPVPGIDPEKLANLFNQNQGTILGLFNMFSGGALERMSILALGIMPYISASIIMQLMTAVTPSLEALKKEGDAGRRKINQYTRYLTVLLALIQGIGMTFGLAGQNLAYSAEPAFGFYFVAVVSLVTGAVFMMWLGEQITERGVGNGISMLIFAGIVAGLPSAIGQAFEQARQGELHILMLLAIGFVAIAVVYFVVVMERGQRRITINHARRQAGRYSQAPAAQSSHLPLKVNMAGVIPVIFASSILLFPATLAQWFGQGGEGIGAQILQWMALQLGPGQPLNIILFALLIGFFCFFYTALMFNPNEVADNLKKSGAYVPGIRPGEQTARYIDSVLTRLTLVGAVYIALVSLLPQFLVVGLNIPFYLGGTSLLIVVVVVMDFMAQVQSHLLSHQYEGLMKKANLQGYGRR
- the rplO gene encoding 50S ribosomal protein L15, yielding MRLNELSPAEGHKHSSKRVGRGIGSGLGKTGGRGHKGQKSRSGGRVRPGFEGGQMPLQKRLPKYGFTSRVGRFVAEVRLAELAKVDGDTIDLAALKNADIIGSHIKRAKVFLSGELTKAVTVKGLSVTKGAKAAIEAAGGKVED
- the rpmD gene encoding 50S ribosomal protein L30; its protein translation is MAKKTIKVTQVKSVAGRLKNHQACVAGLGLRRIGHTVEVEDTPSVRGMINKVNYLVKVEEA
- the rpsE gene encoding 30S ribosomal protein S5, encoding MAREKVEKGNDEGLQEKLVQVNRVAKTVKGGRIFAFTALTVVGDGNGRVGFGRGKAREVPVAIQKAMEAARRNMIQVDLNGDTIQYATNGRHGGSKVYMQPASQGTGVIAGGAMRSVLEMAGVHNVLAKCYGSTNPVNVVRATFSALGKMSSPEDVAAKRGKSVEEILN
- the rplR gene encoding 50S ribosomal protein L18 yields the protein MNVKKQSRLRRARRARAKMRELGAVRLTVNRTPRHIYAQILSADGDKVLASASTLDKDLRESKTGNVDAAKAVGTLIAERAKAAGVEAVAFDRSGFKYHGRVKALADAAREAGLKF
- the rplF gene encoding 50S ribosomal protein L6; this translates as MSRVANSPVSIPAGVSVDLKGQDIAVKGGNGNLKFSVHSDVEVKQEENQLTFAARNGSKQARALAGTTRALVSNMVVGVSQGFEKKLQLVGVGYRAKAAGKSVNLSLGFSHPVDYDLPEGVSAETPSQTEIVLKSSDKQLLGQVAAEIRAFRPPEPYKGKGVRYADERVYRKEAKKK
- the rpsH gene encoding 30S ribosomal protein S8, which translates into the protein MSMQDPLADMLTRVRNALARGKGSVSMPSSKLKVAVANVLKSEGYVSDVAVSEGAKPELTIELKYFQGKPVIAELDRVSRPGLRAYSGKKALPSVRGGLGIAIVSTSKGVMTDRAARQAGVGGEVLCTVF
- the rpsN gene encoding 30S ribosomal protein S14, with product MAKKSMIARENKRARTAAKYAEKRQELKAIIASASASDEERWEAQLKLQQLPRDASPTRQQRRCRITGRPHAVYRKFGLCRNKLREAAMRGDVPGLVKSSW
- the rplE gene encoding 50S ribosomal protein L5, coding for MARLKELYTKELAPKLKEELGIENVMAVPRITKITINMGVGEAVGDKKVLEHAVNDMTAITGQKPIITNARKSIAGFKIRDGWPIGCKVTLRGERMYEFLERLIGIAIPRIRDFRGISPKQFDGRGNFSMGVTEQIIFPEIDYDKVDKIRGLDICITTTAANDDQGRALLKAFNFPFKG